The Intestinibaculum porci DNA window GAATCATCAGCACGGTTTCAATAAGACCGCCGTCATCTAAGGCTAAAAGGTATTTGGTTGTTCCATCAGCCGAAACCTGCTTTTCCACGATTTCTAATAAATCACAGGAAAAGTTTTCTGCCAGTTTGGCTTGCAGAGTCTTTGATAAATTGGTCATCTGGGACCAGTCATGGACATTTTTCGTATAAAGCCATTCAAAGACCTGATTGGCTCGAAACTTCTTTTCTCCAATGGCTAAAAATGCTTCGACCATCTGCTCTCTTGTTAAATCGTAAATTGAGTTCATAGTTCATCCTTCTTCAAAAGACACATATAAAAGCCATCACTATGCATATCAAACGGTAATATTGTTTTCTCTTCAACGACGCGCATATCAGGATGGTCTTTCACGAATGTGGCGACTTGTTTTTCATTTTCTTTTTTATTTATTGTACACGTACTATACACAATATTACCACCCATTTTACACAACTGGTAGGCATTTTCCAATAATTTTTTCTGAATCGGAATGATTTCATCCATCGCTGAAGGCTCATGATAACGAATTTCCACTTTTCGTGCCAAGACGCCAAGCCCTGTGCAAGGTCCATCTAAAAGGATTGCATCATACTGCTTTTTGCCAAAGGTTTCTAAGTTTGTCGCATCGCCAACCTGGGCATTGATGATGGTTGCGCCTAAGCGCGATGCATTGTCATTAATGAGAGCAATTTTGTGCTTATAAAGATCAAAAGCATCAATCGTGCCCTGATTATCCATGAGCGCAGCTAAGTGCGTCGTTTTCGATCCTGGCGCCGCGCACATATCTAATACCTGCATGCCCGGCTGAGGGCTTAATAGCTGCGCGACGCATTGTGACGATTCATCCTGAATTGTCACAATGCCTTCCTTAAAAGCCTGAGTGTGAGCAATATTTCCGCCTTCATAATAGACGGCATCTTTGGTATAAGGAGATGCCTTAAAACGTGGATCTTTTTGAATGAGCGCTTCACGACTGATCTTTAAGGTATTCACGCGAGCACATTTGATTGGCACTTCATTGTCAGATGCTAAAATCTTTTTCGTTGTCTCTAAGCCATACTGCTTTTTTAACATCTTCACGAGCCATAAAGGATGGGACGTGATGATACTTAAATAATCATCTTCTGATAATGATGATAAATCCGCCGGCTGCGCAAAGCTGGAGCGTAAGACGGCGTTTACAAAGCTCGCCGCTCTCGCCCCGCGGCGCTTTTTGGCGAGCGCTACGCTGCTATCGACGATCGCATAATCAGGCATATGCATATAAAGATGCTCATACATGCTCATTAAAAGGAGCATTCTTTCCGTCACTTTGACCCTTTTGCCTTGAATATGCGCTTTAAGTTCATATTCTAAACGTAAACGATACTGAATCGTCCCATACACTAAGGCAGTCACCAGATCATTTTTGACCTGATGGCTATTTAACGCATGATTAAGGGCAATATTCAAATAGGTATGATCTTTCTCGTAAGCAACGAGAATATCGAGTGCTAAATCTCTTTCCATATTATTATATTTGGGTATACGGGTTAAAATCGCATACCATTGTCACCTTTCCATTTTGACTCACATTGTAATAGCGCATGAGTGATTTGAGCACCGGTAATAACGCTTCACTTTTAATATATTTCACTAAAATGCGTTCACGATAGAAATCCTGCATTTTAAAGACCGCGGCCTCACTAGGCCCTAAGGCTTTCACGCTATGTAAATGTGCGACTAAATAATTTTTGATATCTAAGGAAGCCGCTTTAACGGCTTCACTGCTTCGTGATTGTATAATAATTGACACTAAATGACAATAGGGAGGATATAAGGCCTGTTTGCGAAACTTCATCTCTTCGTTAAAGAAACCCTGATAGTCCTGCTTAGCCGCCATGGTAATGGCGTAATGCGTGGGATTGAAGGTCTGAATCAGGACGCTGCCGGCCTTTTGACCGCGTCCGCTTCGGCCGGCTACCTGCGTTAACAAATCAAAAGTCCGTTCACTTGCGCGATAGTCGGGAATCATTAACGTTAAATCGGCACTTAAGACGCCAACAAAGGTAACATTCTCAAAGTCTAAGCCTTTCGCAATCATTTGCGTGCCTAAAAGAATATTTCCTTCGTTTTTCGCAAAGGCTTCTAATAATCGTAAATGATCGTTCTTATTTCTCGTTGTATCATAATCAAAGCGAATAACCTTAGCCCCTTGAATGGTATGATTGAGCTCTTCTTCAATCTTCTGCGTGCCATAACCGATTTTCTTTAAAGCCGGGGCCCCGCAATGCGGACAATTATGGGGCATCGTGATGCTGTAGCCGCAGTAATGACATTTTAAAGTGCCATCATTTTTGTGATACGTTAACGTGACATCGCAATGCGGACATTTGATTGTTTCCTGGCATTCCTCACATAAGACAAAAGAAGCGTATCCTCTTTTATTCAGCAAGACAATCGCCTGCTCACCGCGATCAAGCGTCTCCTGCAAACGTGCTTTCAGTTTTCTTGACATCAGCTCATAATGCCCAGCTTTCGTTTCCTCAACCATATTGACAATATCCACTTGAGGCAATGGCTTTTTATTAATCCGAATTGGCATTTCGTATAAATCGTAAACACCTTTTTGAGCTCGCGCATAAGATTCGACGCTCGGCGTCGCTGAGCCTAAAACAATCCGCGCATGGTGCGCATGCGCCCGATAGCGGGCAATGGACAAGGTATGGTAACGGGGCGTATTTTCCTGTTTATAAGAGCTGTCATGTTCTTCATCCATAATAATCAGACCGATCTGCGCTAAAGGTGCAAAGATGGCGCTGCGCGCTCCCACGACAATACGTACCTGACCATCGCGAATACGACGATATTCATCGTAACGTTCCCCCTGTGATAAACGGGAATGTAATATTGCCACCGCGTCGCCAAAGCGCTGCTTAAAGATCGCCACCATCATCGGTGTTAAGGAGATTTCTGGAACGAGCATAATCACGTTTTGTCCTTGCTTTAAAATTTCTCGGCTTAAAGCAATATACACTTCGGTTTTTCCTGAACCTGTCACCCCGTGAATCAGACTGATCCGCTCAGGTCTTTGCATAATGCCTGCGACCACTTGAGCCTGCGCCGACGTTAAAGTGATCTCTTGATGTTTTTCTTCTAAACGCATGTGAAAAGGATCACGGTAAATCTCTTTTTTGTAGACTTCCACGAAACCCTGTTTCTCTAAAGAAGAAATAATAGCCCGGGAATAGTCTTTGACAAAGTGATCACCAGCTGCGTGTAAGTCATGATACACCTCTTGCTGCTTGGGAGTTTTCGGGGTGCCTTCTTTGATAATGCGAACCGCCTGTAAATAGATGGGACCAGAGGTTTTTCCGCTGCTAGGTTTCAAACTCCCCGGCAGCATCGTCTGGAGGCATGCGATTAATGGCGATAAAGTCAGTTTAGCCATGTGTTTGGCCAAATCCAATAATTCCTTATTGAGGATGGGCGCCTCATCAATAACATCTAAAATCGGCATGATTTTAAAGCCATATTGCTCTTCTGCCTCCTTTAAGGATAATGATGTGAGTGTAACCTTAAGAACATAAGCAGTGAGCACTTGTGAGCGGAAACGCACACGTACGCGTACCCCTTCATTGATCGGCTGTTTACTATAATATGTAAAAGGCCGATCAAGGGCATCAGCGACCTTTTCGACAAGACAATCGACAATATACATAGGACTCCTCCTTCTTTTCTCCATTATAACATACAAAAAGCAGGAATTAGTCCTGCTTCTTGATGGCGCTGCGAATAATTGCGGCAATTTCTGAAGCCGCCTGATCAATGGTATTATTCACAACAACATGTTTATAGTTATCCTTTGTTTTGATTTCGCGTTCCGCCTTTTCCAAGCGCTGACGGACAATATCCTCCGCTTCGGTGCGGCGACCGCGAATGCGTCTTTCAAGTTCCTCCATTGATGGGGGTACTAAGAAAATCGTTAAGGCATCTGGCACTTTAGCCATCACCTGAAGAGCGCCTTGAACTTCGATTTCCAGTAAAACGTTCTTGCCTTCGTTTAAGAGTTTTTCGACATGTTCTTTTGGTGTTCCATAATAGTTACCAACAAATTCAGCATGTTCGAGAAGGCCGCCTTCAGCGACTTTCTTTTCAAATGTGTCACGATCGACAAAGAAATAATCCCGGCCATCGACTTCTCCCGGTCTCGCGCTGCGGGTTGTCATCGAAATAGAATACGCCAGATTCAATGTCTGATCTTCAAATAATTTTGCACGTACCGTGCCCTTGCCAACCCCGCTAGGGCCAGAAAGGATGATGAGTAAACCTTTTGACATCTCTGTTCTCCTTTAATTTACATAAATAATATAATCTTAACATTTTCCTGTCAATGGATTCCCCTGTAAATTCATATATTGTATGTTATAATGACACGGGTGATAAATATGGCTTTTGATGGAATTGTCCTCTCCCGCGTCACGCATCAGCTCTCTGAGTTACTGACAACGGGAAGAATTTCCAAAATTTACAACATTTCGCGTTATGAGTTATTAATGACTGTTCGCGCTCATAATACGAATCATAAATTATTAATATCGATCCATCCGATGTATGCCCGCATCCAAATTACACATTTGAACTATCCAACCCCGGAAGTGCCGAATGCTTTAACGATGCTGCTAAGAAAACATATGGATGGGGCGTTTATTGAAAAGATCGAACAGATTGGCTTAGATCGTATTGTGAAAATGACGATCAAAGGCCGTAATGAATTTAAGGATCTGGTGACTTACTATATTTATATTGAAATCATGGGTAAGCATTCTAACTTTGTCCTCACCTATGAGGATGGCAAAATTATTGAATGTTTGAAACGGGTCTCACCAAGTGAATCGACGCGTATTTTACAGCCTGGCATTTACTATGAACTGCCGCCGCTCATTCCTAAGAAGAATCCTTTTACATCTTATTACACGCCAAGTGATAACTTAGTGAAGGTATATGAAGGTTTCTCAAAAGATTTATCGAATGAAATGTTATACCGCATTGAAGCGCATCAGATGTTTGATACGGTGATGTCAGAAATCGCTCAATCAAATCATTTATACATTTCAACGTTTAAAGATAAAGAGTATTATCATGTGATTCCCCTGACCTATTTAGGGACAGATTATCAAGAATACGAATTATTTGATGGCTTAGATGCCTACTATGATTCAAAAGATACGAAAGATCGTATTAAGCAGCAGACCAATGACTTAGCCCGTTTTATTCGTAAAGAATATGATAAGAATGTCAATAAGCTCAATAAGCTTGAAAAGACCCTCTTTGATTCCCAAAATAGTGATGATTACCGCATTAAAGGTGATTTGCTTTATGCCTCATTACCGCTTATTAAAAAAGGGATGACTTCAATTACGGTCGATAATTACTATGATGGCACTAAGATGACGATTGCCTTAGATGAGCGTTTTGATGGCAAAACAAATGCCAATCGTTATTATAATAAGTACCAGAAAGCGAAGAACTCTCTTAAAGTGCTTAAAGAACAGATCGCTTTGACAAAAGAAGAGATCAATTATTTCGATACACTTAATACCCTGATTGAAAACGCCAACTACTATGATGCGATCGAAATCAAAGAAGAATTAGAGAACTTGGGTTACCTGCGTAAAAAAGGTAAAGAAAAGATTCGGAAAAAGAAAGGTGAACCACACTATCAGACCTTCAGAACCAAAGATGATATTATTATTTATGTTGGAAAAAACAACCTGCAAAATGATTATGTCACCTTCAAGAAAGCTCGGAAAACGGACTACTGGTTCCACGTCAAAGATATGCCTGGTTCCCATGTCATCGTCCATAGTGATGCCTTAGATGAATATACGATTCGTTTAGCGGCCAAGATTGCGGCCTATTACTCAAAAGGCAAGAACTCTTCTTCTGTCCCTGTAAACTACTGTCAGGTAAAGAGTCTTAAAAAACCAACTGGCAATAAACCAGGTCTGGTATTATTAGGTCACTATAAAACGATTTATATGGATCCTGATGACACATTTTTTAATGAAATAAAGAAAGGATAATATTATGAAACTTATACCCTGGTCTTTTAATAACGACCATGTTCAAGGTTATACCGTCGCCGGTTACCAGAATGGAAAACTCTTCGATATGGGTTATCGGGACGATAACCATGACGAAGTGCTCGCCAACCGGCAGGCGCTAGCTGCTTATTTACATACTGATCTTAACCATATGGTCGCACCGCATCAGCGTCATACCACAAACTTCAAGAAAGTCACCCTCGCGCAAGACGGTGGTGAAGGTATGTATCAGCATTCGACCAAATTAGATTATATTGATGCCACGTATACGCGTGATCACAACTTAACGTTATTGACCTTTCACGCTGATTGCTGTCCCGTTTTACTTTACAGCGAGGATCAGGATCTCATTGCAGCAATCCATTCCGGCTGGCGTGGTACCGTCAATGAAATTGTCGGCAAGACGGCCTCTTATCTCATTACGCATGAGGGCTGTAACCCATCTGGCTTCCATGCTTTCATTGGGCCATCATTAGAACAGCGTAATTTTGAAGCGATGGATGATATTATTGATCTTGTCAAGAACATGTCTTTTGATACATCTTCTTTTTATAAACGTAAAGATGAAAGTCATTATCTTCTTGATTCTAAAGGGCTCATTAAACAGCAGTTATTAAACTTAGGTGTTCCTGATACGCACATTGAAGTCTCTCCTTACTGTACGACGGAACATGATGATTTATTCTTCTCTTATCGTAAGAATAAATCCCCTTATCGCAACATTACCATTATTACAATGAAAGATCGTACTTAAAAGGCATCCGCAAGGATGCCTTTGTTTATTTGATTGTCACTTTTCTTTTTGCGCCTTTAGAAAGGCCGCCATAATTGTGATCCTTATATGACGAAACCACTATATCATATTTTTTCCCTTTTATATTGCCTTCCACCAACATAGTTCTCTTAAATGTCTTTGATCGACCTGAGACCTTTTTCCCATTGATGACTAATCCCTTTGTGCCTTTAAGTTTCTTTTTGAGTGTCACAGTGACTGTAAAACGCGTGCGATCTGGTATCCGGATGTAATAGCCAGGATAATAGGTATTGCCAAACCAGTAACCTTTCACCCAGGTATTTGTGCGATACCCTTTTTTAAATTTCACTTTAGAAATTTTAATACTCTTGATCGGTGGTGCACTTTTAAGTCCAGTTGAAATAGTAAAAACAGCACTCGATTTCCCATTAAATGTTTTGCCATCAACCTTGGTATAAGGATCCAAGCGCACACGATATTTGGTATTGGCTTTTAATCCTTTGATGGTAAATTGTTTTTTAAACAGCAGGGAGCCAGCCCCTGTTTCAACGCGCAGATCTTTCACTTTCTGCCACTTTTTATTTTTATAAAGCATCACTTTATAACAGCCGCCTGCTGGGAAATTGCCGCTGTAGCTGATACTGTTTGTAACAGCGGTAAAATTATCTAAAGAAAGAGCTGGCTTACCCGTTACCACCATAAGACTGAGCTCTTTTTCTTCATAGCCGGCTAACTCATCTCCATAAGTGACTGGAATCGTTTTTTTGCCCACGAAAAGAGTACTGCCATCAACTTTAAAAGTATGTTCCTGCCCACTGGCCTCCTTATGGTTAACATAGCTTAAATGAACAATAGGATCAGCCCCGACGAGCTTCACTTTAACATTCGTTTTTTGATTAATGCTGATATGTGCTGGCTCAATGACCAGTTGTCCATAGCTGATTGGTGTGAGGCTCACATGGAGCTTATATTCCGCTAAACGTTCTTGCGGTTTAGCAATCTGTAAAATATATTTCCCAGCCTTGGCGCGCGTATCAATACTTTTGCGATCTGTGGCGCTCTCCAGGTGGCCAGCACTATAATTGTCTATTATCGAAGCTTCCCCTTCCATTGTCACTTTCACATAAGATGGCTGTGTTAACTGCAAGGCAAAGTAATCATACGATGGACCGCCGCCACCTTCATAAGTACCGCTTGCGGTAATCACAACCGGATTATCTTCAGACTGCGAGGTCTGATACTGCTTGATGGTAGCTGCCTTATAAGACATCGTTATAGTGGTGGAACCTGTGCCTGTCGGATTGCCATAAGAAAAATGCACCGGCAGCGTTTCATGAGGAGATAAATCTTTACCCTCACTTAAATCCTGATCGGCCACTGGTCCTCTTGACAGGTTTCCATTTTTAACCATCGTATTATTGGCCACTAAATTCATCGTCTGATCTGTCTGATTGACAAAATTGACAGTTGTCTGATCCCCTTTTTCAAGGGTAAACGTCACTTGATTTTCCGTTGCTCCAGTTAAATTTACAGTCAACGGCTCAAGGGCTGCAATGGGATGCATTGTCGAAAGCATCATAGCGAACATGATCAAGGCTCCCATTAAAACTTTTTTCTTCATAGATATCATCCTTTCATATTTTACGATACGTATCAGGCAAAGAGGTGATCTTGGCACTCTTGCTCATCTGATTGACGACCATTTGTCGGCTCTAAAGCATGGGCGGGAATCGTCCATAAAAACATCATGCTGACACTAATGAGGAACCGTAAACTCTTCTTGAACTTCATACTCTGCTACTCAAAATGTGTTTAAATATACTCAAACACATCGAGATATGTAAGTTCTCACGAACATTACTTACTGCTTCTTCGTGTATGCTTTTGTAGTCACAAGTGACATACTACTCACAAGTTCTTGTACACTCCACAGTCGTAAATTCCCGACTAAGCCATCGGTACATACTTACATTTGCTTGTTTATGCAATTTTGTAAGTTTTTGCATCTCTTAAATTAAGACTCGCATTATAGTCTCTGTCTGCTATGTATCCACAATTACATTTGTAAATTCTATCTGAAAGTTTTAAATCTTTCTTAATAGCACCACAGCAGTGACATAATTTTGATGATGGATACCATCTGTCTACAACTCTTAATTCAATACCATTTTCATCACATTTATTTTTCAGTTTAGTTCTGAACTCATAAAATTTCTGCGATGCAACGGCTTTTGAAAGATGACGATTCTTCATCATTCCTTTTACATTTAAGTCTTCAATCGTTATATAAGATGGCTTGGTTTTCACGATCTCAGCGATTGTCTTGTTCATGTAATCAGTACGGATATTGTCTATCCTTTGATAAAGTTTCTGTACTTTAAGCCTCTGTTTTTGTATATTTTTTTGAGTAGACTCTCCTTTCTTTAGATTTTCATATTTACGAGAAAGACATCTTTGCGCTCTGCGCAGCTGTTTCTCAAGTTTCTTTAATTTTGCAGATTTATTGATGTTTTTGTAAGTCTTGCCATTTGAGACAATAGCGAAATCCTTTAATCCTAAGTCTATTCCAATACCTTCGCCGCTGTCACAAAAAGGCTTCGTGTCAGGAATCTCTACAACAACTGACACGTAATATCTGTCCGCCTTCATAGATACTGTACCACTTTTGATTTTCCATCCATCTTTAGTCGTTGGTATATAGCCTTTTTCTTTTAATCTTACCCACCCAAGAGCAGGAATCTTAATACGATGTCTTTCACAAATGCAGTCTTTGGGATTATTCTTTACGAAGTACATCTTTACATCAGATTTTCCTTTTTTCTTAAATTTTGGAAAACCGCTTTGATGTTTAAAAAATCTCGTAAAAGCAAGACACCCATCTTCAATAGATTTCTTAACAGCTTTAGAATAGACTTCCTTAATCCATGCTTTGTCTGGATTGTCAGGTATATACTCATTGTTAAGCCAGACACTAAACGCCTTGCCACTCATAAACGCTTCACCTTGATCGTGCAAAGCTTTATTATTACTAAGGTAGAAATTATAGATATATCTGCAGGTACCAATAATTTTGTTAATCTTGACTTTCTGCTCTGGTGTTGGATGAATTTCTGTCCTGAAGCTCTTTAGCAATTTCCTCATCCCTTTCTATTTGCTTTTTATACTTACGAAATCCGTACAGCCTGCAAGAGAATACATGGAGTATTGAAATAATATCCTGCACAAGTTCTTCCTGCGGCGATAGATCTTCATTATTAACGATCACTATGGTTGTATTAAACTTCATACAGAATTTTTCAAACCAGTCATAACCAAATCTGATAAATCTATCTTTGTGCGTGACTATGATCGTTTTAATTTTTCGTTCCGTTACTTCATCTAATATTTGATTCCACTTTTTGCGGTTGTAATTAAGACCGCTTCCGTATTCTTCAATGCATTTGTCAACAATGATACCTTTTGCATTACAAAACTGTCGTAAAAATGTGACTTGGTTCTTTAAATCATCTTTTTGATTTCTTGTAGACACTCTGGCATAAATAACAATTTGGCGATGATCGTTTTCAGTATTTATGCCTTTGAATTGTAGATATTGGTCGTAAGTATAATAACGTCTATTAGTTGGAGTGCGATTTGCTTTTAAAATTCCTTCCCTGTCCCAACGCTGTAATGTTTTTACAGAAACACCTAATAATTCAGCAAAATCTTTTGGTTTGTAATTCGTGATATTTGATGTATTCATCATATGCCTCCATGAGCACATTTAAACACTTTAACCACTAATGTCAATGATATAAGTTACTTAATATGTCCTCCTGGTATATTCTAATTAGCTCATCTAGCTAATAGGAATATACATTTCCTTTCTATCAACTTTATATACGTAGTTGATTACTGTTTAGAAATAGTATATGTTTGAAAAAGTGAATGTGTATGTGGATTTATATCCCTCCCTGTAGCTTTGACTACTTAAGAAAGTATCATACCGCAGACTTATTCACCAGCAACCATCAGTTAGATGAGTCTTTGAACTCGCATTTCGAACCAGGATTTGCAGATTAAGCCCTGTGGGTTCAACACAGTCACAAAATCTATAATCGAAAGGAACTTAACTATGATTACATCAGGAATTGACATTGGAAAGAATTCCCATGTCATCTCAGTCATTGATCAGGATACAGGCGTTCTGCTAGTCAAGCCGACATCCTTCACCAACAACTTTGAAGGATTCAAGAAGCTCGACAAAATTCTAGAACCGTATTCAGAAAAAATCTGAGAATCGGCATGGAAGATACCGGACACTATCACTTCAATCTTCTCCATCATCTTCTTAAAGAAGGATACAGCACGTATCTCATTAACCCTTCAAAGACAGATGCAGAAAGAAAGTTAACCGGAAACATCACAAAAAATGATCAGCAGGATTCAATGCAGATTGCAGATATTCTAGCATATCCAGCAAGAAAGAAGCTTTACCGAAAGGTTGATATGACCTTCTTTTCCATGGACGAGCAGAAAAGTCTTACGCGTCTGCACGCAGATCTTACGGAACAGCTGTGTCCAATAGGCAATAAAATACAGAAGTCGCTGGACATCCTGTTTCCCGAATACAACAGCTTATTTGGCGGCCATTATGGCAAAACCTATATGAAGATCCTTATGACCTTTAAATCAGCCACTAACATTGCCGAAGCTGACATTAGCGATATCAAGGAAGCAATGAAGCATAACGGCCGAGGAAGAGGCGTTAGCTTTACTGCTGAGGACCTCCAGGCACTAGCAAGAAATTCGGTTGCACAGGCAAATAAAGGCGAGGAATACGCCCTTGAAGCCCGACTCAATCAGTACACTGTAGTAGCAGAGCAGCTTGAAAAAGTGGATAAAAAAATAGAAGAGCTGTCAAAAGAAACAAACTCTCCTATGCTAACCATTCCAGGAATTTCGCACCTTTCCTGTACCACCATTCTAGCTGAAATACGCTGCATTGGCAACTTCAATTCGGCAGCAAAGCTTACAAAATTTGCAGGAGTAGCTCCAAAGCACTACGAATCAAGCCAGTTTGACGCTAAGCACTGCTCAATATCCAAGAAAGGTAACAAGTATCTGAGAAAGATACTCTATCAGATAATAACGCCTGTCATTAACAATAATAAGGTCTTCAAGGACTACTATGACAAGAAGATCAGCGAAGGAAAGAGCCATAGGTGTGCACAGGGCCACTGCGTAAGAAAGCTTCTCAGGATCATCTTCCACATTCTTGCGACTGGCGAAGGCTTTGATCCAAACAAGCTGAAGTAGACGCTTCAGTTTCTTCGATATTTTTTACATATCATTTTGAAAATTGTGCAAAAAGCTATAGGAGATTTGCATCACAAATTTGTGAATAATCTCGCATATTATTCATTTTTCAAAGTTCTATATACTATTTGTATACTAACTAAAATCAAATAAAATTTTCAAACTTTTTCATAAAACTACTTGATTTTTATATAGTTAGCTTTCTTTCATGATGAACAAGTCTGAAAGGTTCTATGGGTACATCTTGGTCATAAGGGAAAGACCTTTCAGACTTTCTATATATATTGTAATCGCTTTCTTTTAATTCCACATCATCCGAAAGGATGATCTTTTACTGAAAAAGACCAGCAAAAGCTGATCTTTCTCATTATTTGTATGTATTTTTGGCGTTGGTGAGTTGAGCGCTCTTAATGATTGTATTCACTATTTTTAACTGGCCCTTATCTTTTGGTTCGACAGCTATATTTATATAATCTAAGCAAGAAACTTTGGCATTATAGAAAACGAAGATACGCATCAGTGCTTTTTCACTATTCACTTTCAGCGTGGCATCCATAAAATAGCCTTTATAGCTGCCAATCTTCCCGGCTTTGACATGATAGACTTTCGTCTTCATGCCTTCCTGCATTCCTTCCACCATAATCTTTTTGGTGAAAACTTTTGGATTGATTTTCTGCTTTTTTCCACTGGCGAAGTAGAAAAATGGAAAACCATCGTTATCACCCTTGTAAAAATAAGGCTTCTTGCCCTGCTTTTGGTATGTCCAGCCACTTGGAATCGTATAAGAAACCCCATTATAAACAAGTTTCTTCTTGGCCTGCACATTAACCATCATCATTGCACTCATACATACACACATGAACATTGCGATCAGTTTCTTCATAACATGACCTCCTTTGTTTTCATCATAATGAAAAGAAGTGCTTTATGCAAGCACTTTCAATATCTTTTTGAAATCAATTTTATATAGTCATATCAATATTTTTTAATTATAGAAATAACGAATCTATGACTGTTTATCGCCAATAACAAGGCCGGAAACACGGGCTTTAATGGCAAGTTCTGTGCGGTTTTCACAACCGGTTTTCTCTAACATATGGCGAATATGCGTCTTGACCGTATTTTCACTCATGCAAAGGGCATCACCGATAGCTGCATTGGTTGCTCCAGAAGTCATCAGCCTTAAGACTTCCAGTTCTCGAGCGGTGAATTCATAGCTTTTCGCCAAGCCGATGGATGTCACCGGGACATCGGTGGGATAAATACTCTCTCCCTGCATCGTGCGATCCATCACGTCAATGAAAGAATGGATGCTGTTTTCTTTATACCAGAAACT harbors:
- a CDS encoding IS607 family transposase encodes the protein MTNYKPKDFAELLGVSVKTLQRWDREGILKANRTPTNRRYYTYDQYLQFKGINTENDHRQIVIYARVSTRNQKDDLKNQVTFLRQFCNAKGIIVDKCIEEYGSGLNYNRKKWNQILDEVTERKIKTIIVTHKDRFIRFGYDWFEKFCMKFNTTIVIVNNEDLSPQEELVQDIISILHVFSCRLYGFRKYKKQIERDEEIAKELQDRNSSNTRAESQD
- a CDS encoding IS110 family RNA-guided transposase, with product MEDTGHYHFNLLHHLLKEGYSTYLINPSKTDAERKLTGNITKNDQQDSMQIADILAYPARKKLYRKVDMTFFSMDEQKSLTRLHADLTEQLCPIGNKIQKSLDILFPEYNSLFGGHYGKTYMKILMTFKSATNIAEADISDIKEAMKHNGRGRGVSFTAEDLQALARNSVAQANKGEEYALEARLNQYTVVAEQLEKVDKKIEELSKETNSPMLTIPGISHLSCTTILAEIRCIGNFNSAAKLTKFAGVAPKHYESSQFDAKHCSISKKGNKYLRKILYQIITPVINNNKVFKDYYDKKISEGKSHRCAQGHCVRKLLRIIFHILATGEGFDPNKLK
- a CDS encoding RNA-guided endonuclease InsQ/TnpB family protein, with amino-acid sequence MLKSFRTEIHPTPEQKVKINKIIGTCRYIYNFYLSNNKALHDQGEAFMSGKAFSVWLNNEYIPDNPDKAWIKEVYSKAVKKSIEDGCLAFTRFFKHQSGFPKFKKKGKSDVKMYFVKNNPKDCICERHRIKIPALGWVRLKEKGYIPTTKDGWKIKSGTVSMKADRYYVSVVVEIPDTKPFCDSGEGIGIDLGLKDFAIVSNGKTYKNINKSAKLKKLEKQLRRAQRCLSRKYENLKKGESTQKNIQKQRLKVQKLYQRIDNIRTDYMNKTIAEIVKTKPSYITIEDLNVKGMMKNRHLSKAVASQKFYEFRTKLKNKCDENGIELRVVDRWYPSSKLCHCCGAIKKDLKLSDRIYKCNCGYIADRDYNASLNLRDAKTYKIA
- a CDS encoding IS110 family transposase, which produces MITSGIDIGKNSHVISVIDQDTGVLLVKPTSFTNNFEGFKKLDKILEPYSEKI
- a CDS encoding response regulator transcription factor, with amino-acid sequence MKKVKVLIVDDANMSREMLKMVIEKEERYEVVDAIKSARFSDVYIAHKAIDLVLMDILMPDGSFGLAAAKAMKRINPDIKIIAITSMPEVSWMDQAREIGIESFWYKENSIHSFIDVMDRTMQGESIYPTDVPVTSIGLAKSYEFTARELEVLRLMTSGATNAAIGDALCMSENTVKTHIRHMLEKTGCENRTELAIKARVSGLVIGDKQS